A single window of Bombus pascuorum chromosome 1, iyBomPasc1.1, whole genome shotgun sequence DNA harbors:
- the LOC132911136 gene encoding DNA polymerase theta isoform X1, with protein MYIFLIYNIQVTQSYKMQCLNKMPSFGDDTLSACIQAEVKNKDITNNCNDADKCFKDDTFLSKVTNTSNNIDKDIEIKGKSHSSTNRKCTSRQNNLKCKELKKDNVLKSKLVSRTNISKSKSKNITSSKENHDSYRISKENANVNVNYINNISSNTNILPKQYNKSESSTLHVDNSNEKSNVTNTITIDASNVKLSDSNILVSNKEKSSKLNASISIIPTQERNKLASWGLPPNILQKYEARGVITMFDWQIECLSNHKVIEENCNLVYSAPTSAGKTLVAEILMIKTVLERRKKVIFILPFVSVVREKMYYFQDLLSDSGVRVEGFMGGVMPAGGFAATHIAIATIEKANSLVNHLMEENELINLGSVIIDELHLVGDPNRGYLLELLLTKLKYMTLRNESVNIQLIGMSATLPNLSILAKWLDAELYKTEFRPIPLNEQCKIGRSIYDNKLYLIRNLTPMPELTMDSDDILHLCIETISDGHSVLIFCSTKNWCEKLAEQIAAAFCKLGRENTKLGKTLRQQLDTALISETLEQLKRSPTGLDNILKNTVSFGTAFHHAGLTMDERDIIEGSFRSGSLRVLVATSTLSSGVNLPARRVIIRSPKFAGKLLDSLTYRQMIGRAGRMGKDTAGESILMCNPTEQKAAEILLSASLEPIESCLEDSTPLIRALLEAIASEIVHTPLHLELYIKCTLVSLSDEYNSKGPWNDAIKFLVDNEFLLLQKTEDGHRWVATAFGKACLAASISPRDGLFLLEELQKARRCFVLDTELHVIYLVTPLNSGNQIGSIDWMTFLELWRMLSESERRVGQLVGVEERFLTLAVQGIIRPGKLLSIHKRFYTALALHDLVREVPLNVVCTKYGCCRGVLQTLQQSASTFAGMITQFCKQLGWGCLELLVSQFQTRLQFGVCRELLDLLRLPMLNGLRARSLYKHGITSVAELATANELDVERALYKALPFESEKEQDGEHESEAAKRNKMRTVFVTGKDGLTPHEAATMLVHEARTLVQNELRLQDMSWKQNEQLVITNKSNSEISLYEQQDRFQATKRTNVEIKLETTYSNSKNKDNLNEIVIQNKHEKNSCSIINESMNKNVNFVNEKESSLNHKSDKNKKSKIDENVTKNINDFKYNLENNTLQESKHDDLKLTDQLLQIDIPEFCDTFAEELSTNFFESSSPKITSASRRNSESLLNFNDRKKDCTRNVAIKYSINEVQNIQNVNDIPIKKIRISDETSTKVSARRNTITHLSSFQNDLKTEVLSRSPSLFDDSLNLDTQICNALEQNIIDSLQFTEFEETRSSEPKVTIQDKKDVKLQIASNTNNNETVTEKNVENKHINKNSLNSQVKQSTLLWKDDSWNETKKIMEKLNQIKDKNNHNISVKYSIKDRKNANVQHFVETNEISSSTVEIKKKCDMKFERSMDDYIKKGPQKRRLSNVQVAKSPIANVMAFSKNGGTLLDSNKSDSDDIVIASQNINSPATSSKLQSKLDSVRKQKLYTQKVSDRIFDDKNHATTVSDRIEIEKCKIKSRLNEILAQKTLTSKSSSIDSVILNSDEDTPIKSENFLQKCTFNLKSTQNSPKTCIKTNELADTVNETTNWNTLNIIKVGSDRATFNLFKREVMQKRYIALALNCELYNDKTNNIGSKIIGPTTIERKKRSKKVENYVHADRKVCGAAIAWENNIAYYISFSNERDLKIPGKDQMKLLKELLGNTFLYVKCFATKEMFKTLYKCCNITASCKFLDPKVAGWLHHGSSHEKTFHEMVKEYFPQGCFIAKRIGTCYDVGPGLYIESEIAGELRASAEAVLTWHITDKLLDKLEQQSPTLLYTFKDIEMRTVTILACMELTGLGVSLKSLQDLSSIIHEEMTSLEERAYALCGRRFNFSSSKQVGEILGLYKGKKISVNKAVLEQSEHPVSSLVMSWRKLSATQSKIIYPILNLSQHSSRIHGNCITSTLTGRVSMHEPNLQNVPKDFNFKDNSFTISVRMAFIPAIGNVMLSADYCQLELRILAHFSRDILLCDIMRKPGDIFKNIAANWNHISEDQVDDKIRQHTKQLCYGMIYGMGVKTLAENLSVDEVKAKEFLESFMNAYPGISKWLTNVLNEARTNGYITTILERRRMFPELTSTNPVEKLQAERQAVNTKVQGSAADIAKKAMVNIEERIRVEFPMATTIMPSSNPIRKLRSNSREAQQRGGYLVLQLHDELLYEVNVNDLNQVAKIVKESMEQVCQLAVPLPVKLKVGPAWGDLSEYTIC; from the exons atgtatatatttttaatatacaatattcaaGTAACACAAAGCTACAAAATGCAATGCTTGAATAAAATGCCATCCTTTGGGGATGATACACTGTCTGCCTGCATTCAGGCTGAAGTAAAAAATAAGGATATTACTAACAATTGTAATGATGCAGATAAATGTTTCAAAGATGATACATTTCTCTCTAAAGTAACAAATACATcaaataatatcgataaagaTATTGAAATCAAAGGAAAGTCACACAGTTCTACTAACAGGAAATGTACTTCaagacaaaataatttaaaatgtaaagaacTTAAAAAAGATAATGTTTTAAAATCAAAACTTGTTAGCAGGACTAACATAAGtaaatcaaaatcaaaaaatattacttccTCAAAGGAGAATCATGATTCATATAGAATTAGTAAAGAAAATGCTAATGTAAAtgtgaattatataaataatatttcttcaaatacaaatatattgccaaaacaatataataaatctgAATCGTCAACCTTGCATGTTGATAATAGTAATGAAAAAAGTAATGTTACAAATACTATTACGATTGATGCAAGCAATGTAAAATTATCTGATAGTAATATTCTTGTAAGTAATAAAGAAAAGTCTTCCAAATTAAATGCTTCTATCTCTATTATTCCTACCcaagaacgaaataaattagCTTCTTGGGGTCTACCACCAAACATTCTTCAg AAATATGAAGCACGAGGAGTAATTACTATGTTTGATTGGCAAATTGAATGCTTATCAAATCATAAGGTCATTGAAGAAAACTGTAATCTTGTATACTCTGCTCCAACATCAGCTGGAAAAACACTGGTAGCAGAAATTCTTATGATAAAAACAGTAttagaaaggagaaaaaaagtaatttttatcttaCCATTTGTGTCTGTTGTTagagaaaaaatgtattattttcaa GATTTATTATCTGATAGTGGTGTTCGAGTAGAAGGTTTTATGGGTGGTGTTATGCCCGCTGGAGGGTTTGCAGCAACTCATATCGCAATAGCAACTATCGAAAAAGCAAATTCATTAGTAAATCATCtaatggaagaaaatgaattaatcAACTTAGGCTCGGTAATCATAGATGAATTACATCTTGTTGGTGATCCAAATCGCGGATATCTTCTCGAATTACTTCTAaccaaattaaaatatatgactttaag AAATGAAAGtgttaatatacaattaattggTATGTCTGCTACGCTTCCAAATTTGTCCATTTTAGCTAAGTGGTTGGATGCAGAATTGTATAAAACAGAATTCAGACCAATACCATTAAATGAACAATGCAAG ATAGGTAGAAgtatatatgataataaattatatcttatacgAAACTTAACACCAATGCCAGAATTAACTATGGACTCAGATGATATTCTTCACCTGTGTATTGAGACAATATCTGATGGACATAGTGTATTAATCTTTTGTTCTACAAAAAATTGGTGTGAGAAACTAGCTGAACAAATTGCTGCTGCATTTTGTAAATTgg gTCGAGAAAATACAAAACTAGGTAAAACTTTAAGGCAGCAACTAGATACTGCATTAATTTCTGAAACATTGGAGCAACTAAAACGTAGCCCTACAGGTTTAGATAACATATTAAAGAACACAGTTTCTTTCGGGACAGCTTTTCATCATGCTGGTCTTACCATGGATGAACGTGATATTATAGAAGGATCTTTCAG aTCTGGGTCTTTAAGAGTTCTTGTTGCCACATCAACTTTAAGTAGTGGAGTAAATTTACCTGCTAGACGGGTTATTATTAGATCTCCAAAGTTTGCTGGAAAATTACTAGATAGTCTTACCTATCGACAAATGATAGGACGAGCAGGTAGAATGGGAAAGGATACAGCAG GGGAAAGCATACTTATGTGTAATCCAACTGAACAAAAAGCAGCTGAGATATTGTTATCAGCTTCTTTGGAACCAATTGAATCCTGCCTTGAGGATTCAACACCTTTAATTCGAGCTCTTCTAGAAGCTATAGCTAGTGAGATCGTTCATACTCCATTACATCTTGAATTGTACATTAAGTGTACCTTAGTAAGTTTGAGTGACGAGTACAACTCAAAAGGTCCTTGGAACGACGCAATCAAATTTTTAGtagataatgaatttttatt GTTACAAAAAACTGAAGACGGACATAGGTGGGTGGCTACAGCTTTCGGTAAAGCATGTTTAGCAGCTTCTATTTCACCTAGAGACGGTTTGTTCTTACTTGAAGAACTTCAAAAAGCAAGACGATGCTTTGTGTTGGATACAGAATTACATGTGATATACCTAGTGACACCACTAAATTCTGGAAATCAAATTGGAAGTATCGATTGGATGACATTTTTAGAGTTATGGAGAATGCTGTCAGAAAGTGAACGTAGGGTTGGGCAACTTGTTGGCGTAGAAGAACGATTTTTAACATTAGCTGTTCAAGGCATTATACGACCAGGCAAATTG CTTAGTATACATAAGAGATTTTATACTGCATTAGCATTACATGATTTAGTTCGTGAAGTTCCCCTTAATGTAGTTTGTACAAAATATGGCTGTTGCCGTGGAGTTCTGCAAACTTTACAGCAATCTGCTTCTACATTTGctg GGATGATCACGCAATTCTGTAAGCAATTGGGCTGGGGCTGTCTAGAATTACTAGTCTCACAATTTCAGACACGGTTACAGTTTGGTGTATGTAGAGAGTTATTAGATCTATTGCGTCTCCCAATGTTAAATGGACTACGCGCTAGAAGTCTTTACAAGCATGGAATCACATCTGTAGCAGAATTAGCTACTGCTAATGAACTTGATGTTGAACGTGCGCTTTATAAGGCACTTCCTTTTGAAAg tgAAAAAGAACAGGACGGTGAACACGAATCGGAAGCagcaaaacgaaataaaatgagAACAGTATTTGTCACTGGAAAAGACGGTTTAACACCTCATGAAGCTGCAACGATGTTAGTTCACGAGGCGAGAACATTAGTACAG AATGAACTGAGATTGCAAGATATGTCATGGAAACAGAATGAACAATTGGTCATTACAAACAAATCTAATAGCGAAATAAGTTTATATGAACAACAAGATAGATTTCAAGCAACAAAACGGAcaaatgtagaaataaaacTTGAAACTACATACAgcaattctaaaaataaagataatttaaacgaaattgtcATTCAAAATAAACATGAAAAGAATTCATGTTCAATAATCAATGAGAGTATGAATAAGAATGTCAATTTtgttaatgaaaaagaaagctCATTAAATCACAAatccgataaaaataaaaaatctaaaattgatgaaaatgttacaaaaaatattaacgattttaaatataatttagaaaataatacattgCAAGAGTCAAAGCATGATGACTTAAAACTTACTGatcaattattacaaatagatATTCCTGAATTTTGTGATACTTTTGCTGAGGAGCTATCAACtaatttctttgaaagtaGTAGCCCTAAAATAACATCTGCTTCAAGACGAAATAGTGAATCATTACTCAATTTCAACGATAGGAAAAAAGACTGTACCCGAAATGTTgctattaaatattccattaatGAAGTCCAAAACATTCAGAATGTGAATGATATACCCAtcaagaaaataagaatttcgGACGAAACAAGCACTAAAGTATCAGCTCGCAGAAATACGATTACGCATTTATCTAGTTTTCAGAATGATTTAAAAACAGAAGTTCTTTCGAGAAGTCCTAGTCTTTTTGATGATAGTTTAAATCTCGACACACAAATTTGTAATGCTCTTGAACAAAATATCATTGATTCTCTACAATTCACAGAATTTGAAGAAACTAGATCATCTGAACCCAAAGTTACAATACAGGACAAAAAAGATGTAAAGTTACAAATCGCTTCTAATACTAACAACAATGAAACAGTCACAGAAAAGAATGTGgaaaataaacatataaataagaattctttaaattcaCAAGTAAAACAGAGCACACTTTTGTGGAAAGATGATTCTTGgaatgaaacgaagaaaataatggagaagttaaatcaaattaaagataaaaataaccATAATATATCAGTTAAATATAgcataaaagatagaaaaaatgCGAATGTGCAACATTTTGTAGAAACCAATGAAATAAGTAGTTCGACGGtagagataaaaaagaaatgcgATATGAAATTTGAACGATCTATGGatgattatataaaaaaaggacCACAGAAACGTAGACTGAGTAATGTACAAGTTGCAAAATCACCTATTGCAAATGTCATGGCTTTTAGTAAAAACGGCGGAACATTGTTAGATTCAAACAAATCAGATTCTGATGACATTGTTATTGCTTcccaaaatataaattcaccTGCTACAAGTAGCAAGTTACAAAGTAAACTAGATTCTGTAAGGAAACAGAAGTTGTATACTCAAAAAGTTTCTGATCGGATATTTGATGATAAGAATCATGCAACTACTGTTTCAGACagaatagaaattgaaaaatgtaaaatcaaaTCAAGATTAAATGAGATACTTGCACAGAAAACATTAACTAGTAAAAGTTCTAGTATAGACAGTGTAATTTTGAATTCAGACGAAGATACACCCATAAAATCggaaaattttttacaaaagtgtacatttaatttaaaaagcacTCAAAATAGTCCTAAAACGTgtataaaaacaaatgaacTTGCAGACACTGTAAATGAAACAACTAATTggaatacattaaatattataaaagttgGTAGTGATAGAGccacatttaatttatttaagcGTGAAGTGATGCAGAAACGATATATTGCGTTAGCTTTAAATTGTGAATTGTATAATGataaaactaataatataGGCTCTAAGATCATTGGTCCTACTactattgaaagaaaaaagaggtctaaaaaagtggaaaattatGTGCATGCAGATAGAAAAGTATGTGGTGCTGCTATTGCTTGGGAAAACAatattgcatattatatttctttctctaatGAACGag atttaaaaatcCCAGGCAAAGATCAGATGAAACTATTAAAAGAATTGCTGGGTAACACATTTTTGTATGTAAAGTGTTTTGCAACtaaagaaatgtttaaaacCTTATATAAATGCTGTAATATTACCGCAAGTTGCAAATTTTTAGACCCAAAAGTAGCAGGTTGGCTGCATCATGGGAGCAGTCATGAAAAAACATTTCATGAAATG gtgaaagaatattttccacAAGGATGTTTCATAGCTAAAAGAATAGGTACATGTTATGATGTAGGACCTGGATTGTATATCGAAAGTGAAATAGCAGGAGAGCTCAGAGCATCTGCAGAAGCTGTACTTACATGGCATATAACGGATAAACTATTAGACAAGTTAGAACAACAGAGTCCAACATTACTATACACATTTAaag atattgAAATGAGGACAGTGACCATACTAGCTTGCATGGAATTAACTGGTTTAGGTGTATCATTAAAATCATTACAAGATTTGTCTTCCATCATCCATGAAGAGATGACGTCATTAGAAGAACGAGCATATGCATTATGTGGAAGAAGATTCAATTTTTCCTCATCTAAGCAAGTTGGAGAg ATTTTAGGCTTATACAAGGGAAAAAAGATTAGCGTTAATAAAGCTGTATTAGAGCAGTCTGAACATCCAGTATCTAGTCTTGTTATGTCATGGCGTAAATTAAGTGCAACTCAATCTAAA attatttATCCAATATTGAATCTATCTCAACACAGTTCTCGTATTCACGGTAATTGTATTACATCTACATTAACGGGTAGAGTTTCGATGCATGAAccaaatttacaaaatgtgCCAaaggattttaattttaaagacAATAGCTTTACAATAAGTGTTCGAATGGCATTTATACCAGCAATAGGCAATGTTATGTTGTCAGCAGACTACTGTCAACTTGAATTGAGAATATTAGCTCATTTTTCGAGagatatactattatgtgatATTATGCGGAAACCAGGTGATATTTTTAAGAACATTGCAGCCAATTGGAATCACATATCTGAAGATCAG GTTGATGATAAAATACGTCAGCATACAAAACAATTGTGCTATGGCATGATCTATGGCATGGGAGTGAAAACACTTGCTGAGAATTTATCAGTAGATGAAGTTAAAGCCAAAGAATTTTTGGAATCTTTTATGAATGCATACCCAGGTATATCTAAGTGGTTGACTAATGTATTGAACGAAGCACGTACAAATGGTTACATAACAACTATCCTAGAAAGACGTAGAATGTTTCCTGAATTGACAAGTACAAACCCAGTGGAAAAAT TACAAGCAGAACGCCAAGCAGTGAATACAAAAGTTCAGGGTTCTGCGGCTGATATTGCTAAAAAAGCAATGGTgaatatcgaagaaagaatACGAGTTGAGTTTCCAATGGCTACAACCATTATGCCTAGTAGCAATCCTATTCGTAAATTGAGAAGTAACAGTAGAGAAGCACAACAAAGAGGTGGTTATCTAGTATTACAACTCCACGATGAACTTTTATATGAG GTGAATGTAAATGATTTAAACCAAGTTGCAAAAATAGTAAAGGAATCAATGGAACAAGTATGTCAACTTGCAGTACCATTGCCTGTGAAACTTAAAGTTGGACCAGCATGGGGGGATCTTTCTGAATATACTATTTGCTAA